One window of the Calditrichota bacterium genome contains the following:
- a CDS encoding site-specific DNA-methyltransferase — translation MKAYFSDIGLRLYLGDVITILNQLPEETIDLIFADPPYNLSNDGFTCHAGRRVSVNKGNWDRSKGVEEDFGFHYEWINACKRVLKPNGTLWISGTYHSIYACGFALQKQGWHIINDISWFKPNAAPNLSCRMFTASHETLLWAKKTKKAKHVFNYDLMKNGDWNGDFLKKPNKQMRSVWAINTPKNGEKKHGKHPTQKPEELLKRIILSSSNEGDTVLDPFCGSATTGVVAIRYKRKFVGVDLEKQYLDDLAIPRMKDEILISNQVTLFSSLTVKDQKNEFGLLP, via the coding sequence ATGAAGGCATATTTTAGTGATATAGGGCTGCGCTTGTATCTTGGAGATGTTATTACAATATTAAATCAATTGCCAGAAGAAACGATTGATTTGATTTTTGCCGATCCGCCCTACAATTTATCGAACGATGGCTTTACTTGTCACGCCGGCAGAAGGGTTAGCGTTAATAAAGGCAATTGGGACAGGAGTAAGGGTGTAGAAGAAGATTTTGGATTTCACTATGAATGGATAAATGCATGCAAAAGAGTTTTGAAACCAAATGGGACATTATGGATTTCAGGTACCTATCATTCAATTTATGCGTGTGGCTTTGCATTACAAAAACAAGGATGGCATATCATAAATGATATTTCCTGGTTTAAACCTAATGCAGCTCCAAATTTGTCATGCCGGATGTTTACTGCCAGCCATGAAACACTGCTTTGGGCAAAAAAAACAAAGAAAGCCAAGCATGTTTTTAATTACGACCTCATGAAAAATGGGGATTGGAATGGTGATTTTTTAAAAAAACCGAATAAACAAATGAGAAGCGTATGGGCAATAAATACCCCCAAAAATGGGGAAAAAAAGCATGGAAAGCACCCCACGCAAAAGCCAGAAGAATTATTAAAACGAATTATTTTATCCAGCAGCAATGAAGGCGATACTGTTCTTGATCCTTTTTGCGGAAGCGCAACTACCGGGGTTGTTGCCATTAGATATAAAAGAAAGTTCGTTGGAGTTGATTTAGAAAAACAATATCTTGATGATTTAGCGATTCCCCGTATGAAAGACGAAATTTTAATTAGTAACCAAGTTACATTATTTAGCTCTCTTACTGTAAAAGATCAAAAAAATGAATTCGGATTATTGCCCTAA